From the Candidatus Cloacimonadota bacterium genome, one window contains:
- a CDS encoding amidohydrolase family protein: MKLFINASLPTSSSALKKVNVLFQDKILKISADEIACEEDHEIIDLKGKVLLPGAIEAHSHLVTGKKTLKKDLLKAGQSAIKGGWTTLAEMSYHSKDPIFESYDLKVMIKGIEGIAHPDMAFWAHVDVDDYPYYAESAQELWNKGVVGILLMNPSPNAAVTSMNFTEIMDMFMDIYESDTEFAFQGYDVDSHDDYSFTAQMDGIKKILRRMQENPIHIPRVSSYLTIEFINTISKRSDISFGMNIMDLMNLLEPEAFPVPWATDFADYYAELYELLKTNKIYLLSNSCSEVEADNELFNGNPPHLMEYSYLWVLSELWKKRKIPLATCLKMLSENPAKRLGIYPKKGCLDAGSDADFVIYDPGQTTKLKSPNGTNIELNGAIEQVWLRGKLQEPDGKPEGEFVPRVQSPKRRHNKRSWI; the protein is encoded by the coding sequence ATGAAACTATTTATCAATGCCTCCCTTCCCACCAGCTCAAGCGCCTTAAAAAAGGTGAACGTTCTGTTCCAGGACAAAATACTGAAGATTTCCGCGGATGAAATCGCTTGCGAAGAAGATCACGAGATTATCGATCTCAAGGGCAAAGTGCTGCTGCCCGGTGCCATCGAAGCCCACAGCCATCTGGTGACTGGCAAAAAGACGTTGAAGAAAGATCTTTTAAAAGCAGGTCAATCCGCTATTAAAGGCGGTTGGACCACTCTGGCGGAGATGAGCTACCACAGTAAAGACCCTATCTTTGAAAGCTATGATCTGAAGGTCATGATAAAGGGAATTGAAGGGATTGCGCATCCGGACATGGCTTTTTGGGCTCACGTGGATGTGGACGACTACCCCTATTACGCGGAATCTGCACAAGAACTGTGGAACAAAGGCGTGGTGGGCATCCTGCTGATGAATCCCTCGCCCAATGCCGCCGTAACATCGATGAACTTCACAGAGATCATGGATATGTTTATGGACATCTACGAAAGCGATACGGAATTTGCGTTTCAGGGCTATGATGTGGATAGCCACGATGACTACAGCTTTACTGCTCAGATGGATGGCATCAAGAAGATCCTGCGCAGGATGCAGGAGAATCCCATCCACATTCCCAGAGTAAGTTCTTACCTTACTATAGAGTTCATCAATACCATCTCCAAACGAAGCGACATCTCATTTGGCATGAATATTATGGATCTAATGAATCTCTTGGAACCGGAAGCTTTCCCCGTTCCCTGGGCTACGGATTTTGCTGATTATTATGCCGAGTTGTATGAACTACTAAAGACTAACAAGATATATCTACTCTCAAACAGTTGTAGCGAGGTAGAGGCCGACAATGAACTATTTAACGGCAATCCTCCGCACTTGATGGAATACAGCTATCTTTGGGTGCTTTCCGAACTGTGGAAGAAGCGCAAGATACCTCTTGCGACTTGTCTGAAGATGCTAAGTGAAAACCCTGCCAAACGCCTGGGCATATATCCAAAAAAAGGATGCCTGGATGCAGGATCAGATGCTGATTTTGTGATCTACGATCCGGGGCAGACTACCAAGCTGAAGAGCCCCAACGGAACTAATATTGAACTCAACGGAGCGATCGAACAAGTATGGCTGCGAGGCAAATTGCAAGAACCAGACGGCAAGCCCGAAGGTGAGTTTGTCCCTCGGGTTCAAAGCCCCAAACGCCGCCATAACAAACGAAGCTGGATATAA
- a CDS encoding metallopeptidase TldD-related protein: MHKNLLYLKAELDKHPELKYEIVQNNWQTDFLRFYQSQTNYNISKDNCSLSCELYKGQKIYKFELDSPDPDKIDTALGDAMSIIDSLPEDPDFHDLETDLSLAPPRNVTNNIEAIDLGRKTDILSSIAPKAAEHDFELYGTFICNYSQYRIINSNGLDKRSLNSPIYLEVKAVHNKNQVTVLETFGGEDFAYFDQDAFSARLLSKIIHAKNPVVDVEPGEYEVILAPRCLAEFCQYLSFGMSAWALDQHSSYFDNKVDQKVFPERITITDDPGDPEMIGVDYGSSGYIYRKLDLIDKGVFKAFLCDNYFHHKLGLPKNGNTGSCLKIIPGEHSLEEMISSVKKGLYISSLHYMNFINPRVTSLTGLTRDGTFLIVDGKINAVVNNLRFTERITRIIENVVALESKAYTIPFSENYASFSVSTVKAPHAKVMGFNITSSTKTI, translated from the coding sequence ATGCACAAAAACTTGCTTTATCTGAAAGCAGAACTGGACAAGCATCCGGAATTGAAGTACGAAATTGTCCAAAACAACTGGCAAACAGACTTCCTGCGATTTTATCAGAGCCAAACCAATTACAACATTAGTAAAGACAATTGCAGCCTATCCTGCGAATTGTACAAGGGCCAAAAAATCTACAAATTCGAGCTGGACTCCCCTGATCCGGACAAAATCGACACTGCCTTGGGCGATGCAATGTCAATCATCGATTCTCTGCCTGAAGATCCCGATTTCCATGATCTGGAAACCGACCTCAGTCTGGCTCCACCACGAAATGTAACAAACAACATCGAAGCGATAGACTTGGGGCGCAAGACCGATATCCTCAGTTCCATTGCCCCAAAAGCCGCTGAACACGATTTTGAACTGTATGGTACCTTCATCTGCAACTACAGTCAATACCGCATCATCAATAGTAATGGCCTGGACAAACGCAGCCTTAACTCTCCCATTTACCTGGAAGTAAAGGCGGTTCACAATAAAAATCAGGTTACGGTATTGGAGACTTTTGGAGGCGAGGACTTTGCCTATTTCGATCAGGATGCCTTCAGCGCACGTTTACTGTCCAAGATTATTCATGCCAAGAATCCGGTGGTGGATGTGGAACCAGGCGAGTATGAAGTGATTTTGGCACCGCGGTGTTTGGCGGAGTTTTGCCAATACCTCAGTTTCGGCATGAGCGCATGGGCGCTGGACCAGCATAGCAGCTACTTCGACAATAAAGTGGATCAGAAAGTATTCCCAGAAAGAATCACTATTACAGACGATCCTGGGGATCCTGAGATGATTGGCGTAGATTACGGCTCTTCGGGGTATATCTATAGAAAGCTGGATCTGATCGATAAAGGGGTATTCAAAGCCTTTTTGTGCGATAACTACTTTCACCATAAACTGGGCTTGCCCAAAAACGGTAATACAGGCAGTTGTTTAAAGATTATCCCGGGAGAACACAGCCTGGAAGAAATGATCTCATCTGTGAAAAAGGGTTTGTACATCTCCAGCTTGCACTACATGAACTTCATCAATCCTCGCGTAACATCCCTTACAGGACTCACCCGGGACGGCACATTTCTGATCGTGGATGGGAAGATAAATGCTGTGGTGAACAACCTGCGTTTCACAGAGCGTATTACCCGCATCATTGAGAATGTGGTCGCTTTGGAAAGCAAAGCTTACACCATTCCTTTCTCCGAAAACTACGCCAGTTTCTCCGTCAGCACAGTCAAGGCTCCCCATGCCAAAGTAATGGGATTCAATATTACATCATCCACCAAGACTATTTAG